The following is a genomic window from bacterium.
TAGAATTTAAAAAAATAATAGACGAAGATCCTGTGGTTAGAATGTATTTAACACAAATGATTGAACAAATTCCGCAAAGTAATAAAAATTTAAAAGACGTAGAAGATTTGTTATATAAGCTGAATGAACTATTAAAATATGCTCCTGAATATAATCAAACACGTTTTGCGGGTACTCCTCTTTCAGAAATACTTGTATGGACAATGAGTACACCCGCTGGATTTGCGGCATACCGTAATGAAAAAATTAATACAATGATAAAAAATTATTTAATTGCATGGTCAGAATTTCTTAATAGTGAGAAATCACTGTACGTAATCAATGATTCTCCAAATGGATGGAAGAGTAAAGAAGCCCAAGTGAAATTAAATATGAATGATTATCAGCATAATCCTGAAGATGAATATTGGGGATTTAAATCTTGGAATGATTTCTTTGCAAGAAAACTTGTTAAAGGTGTGCGTCTTATAGCAGAACCAGACAACAATAAAGTTATAGTTAGTGCTTGTGATTCCACAGTGTATGAGATTAGTAAAAACGTTCAAAAATACAGTAAGTTTTGGATTAAATCTCAACCGTATTCATTAAATGATATGTTGGCTAATGATGAATTAGTTGATGAATTTGTAAACGGGGACGTTTACCAGGCATTTCTTAATCCTTTCAATTATCATCGTTGGCACAGTCCAGTTTCCGGAACAATAAAAAAAGCTTTTGTAAAAGAAGGGTTATATTTTAGTCAGGCTGATTCAGAAGGAGTAGATCCTTCAGCTCAAGAAAAATCACAAGGGTATTTAGTGCATGTTCAGACACGCGCTCTTTTTTTTATCGAAGCTGATGATCCCACAATAGGTTTAATGTGCTTCATGCCAGTAGGTATGGTAGAAGTATCATCATGTATTATTAATGATAATATAAAACAAGGATATCATGTAAAAAAAGGTGAAGAGTTAGGGTATTTTCAGTTTGGAGGATCAACGCATTGTCTTATTTTCAGACCAGGAGTAATTAAAGAATTTACTGCTGAAAC
Proteins encoded in this region:
- a CDS encoding phosphatidylserine decarboxylase family protein; translation: MAVTVLFLFGCTSAPHRTDGLSGITDTKSYCEGLAAKFQPVILEFKKIIDEDPVVRMYLTQMIEQIPQSNKNLKDVEDLLYKLNELLKYAPEYNQTRFAGTPLSEILVWTMSTPAGFAAYRNEKINTMIKNYLIAWSEFLNSEKSLYVINDSPNGWKSKEAQVKLNMNDYQHNPEDEYWGFKSWNDFFARKLVKGVRLIAEPDNNKVIVSACDSTVYEISKNVQKYSKFWIKSQPYSLNDMLANDELVDEFVNGDVYQAFLNPFNYHRWHSPVSGTIKKAFVKEGLYFSQADSEGVDPSAQEKSQGYLVHVQTRALFFIEADDPTIGLMCFMPVGMVEVSSCIINDNIKQGYHVKKGEELGYFQFGGSTHCLIFRPGVIKEFTAETDKFYKVGEHIATAN